A single Gambusia affinis linkage group LG22, SWU_Gaff_1.0, whole genome shotgun sequence DNA region contains:
- the LOC122825298 gene encoding N-lysine methyltransferase SMYD2-like produces the protein MTGLIEGIEKFDSPGKGRGLRVTKAFKVGELLFSSPPYSYVLSVEERGNYCEFCFTRKEGLARCGKCKKAFYCNAKCQKGDWAMHKLECSAMNAFGENWCPSDTTRLVARILAKKKMMKERCVSEKMLLIEELQSHLEDEDNEKRERTDTDIAALHRFYPKHLELPDHKDLLTLYSQVACNGFTIEDDELSHIGTAVYPDVALINHSCLPSVIVTYNGTSAEVRAVQDMKPGDEVLISYIDLLYPTDDRNNRLRECYYFTCDCLECKTKSKDKAKLKIRKQSDPVEPHVVDNMIRYARNTVREFRALKHVKTPSELLDMCEQSLEKMGAVFDDSNVYMLHMMYQAMGVCIYMQDADGAIRYGEKILKPYSKLYPPYSLNVSSMYLKMGRIYINMDRNSEGTSALKKAMAIMEVAHGKNHPFLKDLRKEIGQK, from the exons ATGACCGGTCTCATTGAAGGAATTGAGAAGTTCGACAGTCCTGGGAAGGGACGAGGACTTCGGGTTACCAAGGCCTTTAAAGTCGGAGAGCTCCTGTTTTCCAGCCCACCATATTCTTATGTGCTGTCGGTCGAAGAGAGAGGTAACTACTGTGAGTTCTGCTTCACCAG AAAAGAAGGCTTGGCAAGATGCGGGAAGTGCAAGAAAGCTTTTTACTGCAATGCAAAGTGCCAG AAAGGAGACTGGGCCATGCACAAGCTGGAGTGTTCAGCCATGAATGCATTTGGAGAGAACTGGTGCCCGTCAGACACAACCCGCCTTGTTGCTCGAATCCTTGCTAAGAAG AAAATGATGAAAGAGCGATGTGTTTCGGAGAAGATGTTGCTCATTGAAGAGCTGCAGTCGC ATTTAGAGGATGAAGATaatgaaaaaagagagagaaccGACACAGACATTGCTGCCCTCCATCGGTTTTACCCTAAACATTTGGAGTTGCCTGACCACAAAGACCTGCTTACACTCTACTCCCAG GTTGCCTGTAATGGTTTTACAATAGAAGATGACGAACTTTCCCACATTGGTACTGCAGTCTATCCAGA TGTGGCACTTATAAACCACAGCTGTCTTCCCAGCGTCATAGTAACATATAATGGCACATCTGCTGAAGTCCGGGCAGTGCAGGacatgaaacctggagatgaa GTTCTCATCAGCTACATAGACCTCCTTTATCCAACAGATGATCGAAACAACAGGCTGAGGGAATGCTACTACTTCACCTGTGATTGCTTGGAATGCAAAACCAAGTCCAAA GATAAGGCAAAGCTGAAAATTCGCAAGCAGAGCGATCCAGTTGAGCCACATGTGGTCGACAACATGATCCGCTACGCCAGGAACACTGTCAGGGAATTCAGGGCcctaaaacatgtcaaaa CTCCTAGTGAGTTGTTGGACATGTGTGAGCAGAGCCTGGAGAAAATGGGAGCGGTCTTTGATGACTCCAACGTCTACATGCTCCATATGATGTACCAGGCCATGGGGGTTTGCATTTACATGCAGGATGCAGATGGAGCTATCAGATACGGCGAGAAGATCCTCAAACCTTACAG caagCTTTATCCCCCCTACTCGCTGAATGTGTCATCAATGTACCTGAAGATGGGCAGAATCTACATAAATATGGACAGGAACTCAGAGGGCACCAGTGCTCTGAAGAAG GCAATGGCTATAATGGAGGTGGCTCATGGAAAGAACCACCCTTTCCTCAAAGACTTACGTAAAGAGATTGGACAAAAGTGA